The Candidatus Poribacteria bacterium genome has a segment encoding these proteins:
- a CDS encoding transposase, producing LQRTKQHWTWIPRDTLDEVIVRIHITYDRFFDGLGGLPKFKRKDRYRSAKFQSGYLLEAGRVRLSIKAWEAPSHSFKFHKRWFSFHQHREWKGTVRYIQILRDAVGTFWLYVVTDDASTEPYSATGESVGIDFGLETYLTLNTGEKIQHPHPLKQSLTELRKLNKSLSRKVKGSHNWWRAVGELARLYRKIANQRKDWHYKRATDLCKRFDTIVTETLNLDGMKRLWGRKVSDLAFYEFVEILKFKCFKHKRAFLQIGRWTPTTKPCSECGHPNENLTLKDRQWTGFPACGSHHDRDINAAINILRAALGPSVEQM from the coding sequence GCTCCAACGTACCAAGCAACATTGGACATGGATCCCGCGTGATACACTTGACGAAGTGATCGTCCGTATCCACATCACGTATGACAGATTTTTTGACGGTCTCGGTGGACTGCCGAAGTTCAAACGCAAAGACCGTTATCGTTCTGCGAAGTTTCAATCGGGTTATCTGCTTGAAGCGGGTCGTGTGCGTCTCTCTATAAAAGCGTGGGAGGCACCCTCGCACTCCTTTAAGTTCCACAAGCGTTGGTTCTCGTTCCACCAGCACCGTGAATGGAAAGGAACTGTCCGCTATATCCAAATTCTTCGGGATGCGGTTGGCACATTTTGGTTGTATGTTGTCACGGATGATGCCTCGACGGAACCCTATTCTGCTACAGGTGAGAGCGTAGGAATAGATTTCGGGCTCGAGACGTATCTGACCCTGAATACCGGTGAGAAGATTCAACATCCACACCCCTTGAAACAGTCCTTGACCGAACTTCGGAAACTCAATAAAAGCCTTTCTCGTAAGGTCAAAGGTTCTCACAATTGGTGGCGTGCTGTCGGCGAACTCGCCCGTCTCTATCGCAAGATAGCCAACCAACGCAAAGACTGGCACTACAAACGTGCTACAGACCTGTGCAAAAGGTTTGATACCATCGTAACCGAGACGCTGAACCTGGACGGTATGAAACGCCTGTGGGGACGCAAAGTCTCTGACCTCGCCTTCTACGAGTTTGTTGAGATTCTGAAGTTCAAGTGTTTCAAACATAAGCGTGCGTTCCTACAAATCGGACGGTGGACACCGACAACAAAGCCTTGTTCGGAGTGCGGACATCCCAACGAAAATCTAACGCTAAAAGATAGGCAGTGGACAGGTTTCCCCGCCTGTGGTTCCCACCACGACCGAGACATCAACGCTGCGATAAACATCTTGAGGGCTGCCTTGGGTCCCTCTGTGGAGCAGATGTAA